From Enterococcus mediterraneensis, the proteins below share one genomic window:
- the pta gene encoding phosphate acetyltransferase, translating into MELFDSLKFKIVRRNIKIVFPEATDPRILGAAARLKAEELVEPVLIGSKEEITKAAAARGITTENFEIIDPDNFDRWDEMVESFVERRKGKATKEQAEKILKDVNYFGTMLTYMGITEGMVSGAIHSTGDTVRPALQIIKTKPGVSRTSGAFLMVRGRDQEKYLFSDCAINVNPTAQELAEIAVDSAKTAELFDIEPKVALLSFSTKGSAKAPEVDKVAEATEIARKLAPEYQIDGELQFDAAYISAVAQLKAPESKVAGEATVFVFPELQSGNIGYKIAQRFGNFEAIGPILQGLNKPVSDLSRGANEEDVYKLSIITAAQTLMEK; encoded by the coding sequence GTGGAATTATTTGATAGCTTAAAATTTAAAATCGTTCGTCGCAATATTAAAATCGTTTTCCCAGAAGCAACTGATCCTCGTATTTTAGGAGCAGCAGCCCGTTTGAAAGCGGAAGAATTAGTAGAACCAGTCTTGATCGGTTCAAAAGAAGAAATCACAAAAGCTGCCGCAGCCCGCGGAATCACTACGGAAAACTTTGAGATCATCGATCCTGATAATTTTGATCGCTGGGATGAAATGGTGGAATCATTCGTAGAACGCCGTAAAGGAAAAGCAACAAAAGAACAAGCAGAAAAAATCCTAAAAGATGTCAACTACTTCGGTACGATGTTGACTTATATGGGAATCACTGAAGGAATGGTTTCCGGTGCGATCCATTCTACTGGCGACACTGTACGTCCAGCATTGCAAATCATCAAAACCAAACCAGGCGTGAGCCGTACAAGCGGTGCCTTTTTGATGGTACGTGGTCGTGATCAAGAAAAATATCTATTCTCTGATTGTGCCATCAACGTAAATCCAACTGCACAAGAGTTAGCGGAAATCGCTGTGGATTCAGCAAAAACAGCAGAATTGTTCGATATCGAACCAAAAGTTGCATTGTTAAGCTTCTCAACAAAAGGTTCAGCGAAAGCACCTGAAGTTGATAAAGTAGCAGAAGCAACTGAGATCGCACGGAAATTAGCTCCTGAATATCAAATCGACGGCGAATTGCAATTTGACGCGGCCTACATTTCAGCAGTCGCACAATTGAAAGCGCCTGAATCAAAAGTAGCCGGCGAAGCGACAGTCTTTGTCTTCCCAGAATTGCAATCAGGAAACATCGGCTATAAGATTGCGCAACGTTTCGGTAACTTCGAAGCTATCGGACCTATCTTGCAAGGTTTGAACAAACCGGTTTCTGACCTTTCTCGCGGCGCGAATGAAGAAGATGTATACAAACTTTCTATCATCACAGCAGCTCAAACATTGATGGAAAAATAA
- a CDS encoding 3'-5' exonuclease — MNFIAMDFETANHQPHSACSLAMVMVRNSQIVGEYYTLIQPETPFFWRNIQIHGIHPEDVADAPKFPEVWQQISQYYNLNSLIVAHNAGFDTGVLAGCLDYYHLEKPNYLSLCTVRTSRKLYPEFPNHKLNTVCQQLDIPLEHHHDALEDSRACAKILLHQEEHFGTAPLKKLVLVK, encoded by the coding sequence ATGAATTTTATTGCCATGGACTTTGAGACTGCTAATCATCAACCCCACAGCGCATGTTCATTAGCGATGGTGATGGTGCGCAACAGTCAGATTGTCGGAGAATATTACACATTGATCCAACCGGAAACACCATTTTTCTGGCGCAATATCCAGATTCACGGTATTCACCCAGAAGACGTGGCCGATGCGCCGAAATTTCCGGAAGTTTGGCAGCAGATCAGTCAATATTATAATTTGAATAGTTTGATCGTCGCTCATAATGCCGGTTTTGATACTGGTGTGCTGGCTGGATGTCTGGATTATTATCATTTAGAAAAGCCCAACTATCTTTCTTTATGTACGGTAAGGACCAGCCGCAAACTCTACCCGGAATTTCCTAACCATAAATTGAACACAGTCTGCCAACAGCTGGATATCCCGTTAGAACATCACCATGACGCGCTGGAAGACAGCCGCGCTTGCGCCAAGATCCTGCTTCATCAAGAAGAGCATTTTGGTACTGCGCCTTTAAAAAAATTAGTCTTAGTAAAATAA
- a CDS encoding GNAT family N-acetyltransferase, whose translation MSETVDVTIRESRPEDAEELLAVTKKIGSETEFLVLDESGMSLTPEQLAVQLAAFQESPNNLSLVALVDGQIVGLGSILAESNRRVSHIGELGISILKEYWGMGLGSVMMEEMLAWAEETEILRRIELTVQVRNQRAVALYKRFGFAIEATIPRGARSDDGEFLDTYLMSIMID comes from the coding sequence ATGAGTGAAACAGTAGATGTCACTATTCGGGAAAGTCGTCCGGAAGATGCTGAGGAATTATTAGCAGTCACTAAAAAGATTGGCAGTGAAACGGAATTTTTAGTGTTGGATGAATCTGGGATGTCGTTGACACCGGAACAGTTGGCAGTACAATTGGCTGCCTTTCAAGAAAGTCCTAATAATCTTTCTCTAGTAGCTCTTGTAGATGGACAGATCGTCGGATTAGGCTCGATTTTAGCAGAAAGCAATCGCCGTGTCAGTCATATCGGCGAATTAGGGATCTCCATCTTAAAAGAATACTGGGGCATGGGATTAGGCTCGGTCATGATGGAAGAGATGTTGGCTTGGGCAGAAGAGACGGAGATCTTGCGCCGCATAGAACTGACAGTCCAAGTGCGCAACCAGCGGGCAGTAGCTCTTTACAAACGGTTCGGATTTGCGATCGAAGCAACGATCCCCCGCGGTGCCCGAAGCGATGACGGTGAATTTTTAGATACTTATTTGATGAGTATAATGATCGATTAA
- a CDS encoding Cof-type HAD-IIB family hydrolase: protein MIKLIASDMDGTLLDSQMQISEENASAIRYAISKGVEFMVATGRNRQEALPSLEAAGIECAMINLNGAQVFDKDGNSLFTVPIETAKAKTILHLLKEHQIYYEVATNKGLYSENQAQRIENFATHLAELMPHLTNKMAIAMTSARLEFLPVNYVEDIPELLDKDSLEVLKIICIDPKGPEVLGPVAAAIDGFGEVVVTSSGENNIEINHRDAQKGIAVAHVAKERGIDLAEVMTIGDNLNDVSMIQMAGVSFAMGNAALELKDYARYLTDTNLESGVGTAIRRAIDENL from the coding sequence ATGATCAAATTAATTGCTTCTGATATGGACGGGACACTTTTAGATTCACAAATGCAGATTTCTGAAGAAAATGCTTCAGCGATCCGCTATGCTATCTCAAAAGGAGTCGAATTTATGGTGGCCACCGGACGCAATCGCCAAGAAGCGCTGCCGTCATTAGAAGCCGCCGGTATCGAATGTGCGATGATCAATTTGAACGGAGCGCAAGTTTTCGATAAAGACGGAAATTCTTTGTTTACTGTTCCTATTGAAACGGCTAAAGCAAAAACGATACTCCACTTATTAAAAGAACATCAAATCTATTACGAAGTAGCCACCAACAAAGGGCTTTATTCTGAAAATCAGGCACAGCGGATCGAGAATTTCGCCACCCATCTTGCTGAATTGATGCCCCATTTAACGAATAAGATGGCGATCGCTATGACTTCTGCGAGATTAGAATTTTTACCGGTAAATTATGTAGAGGATATTCCGGAACTTTTAGACAAAGATTCCCTGGAAGTATTAAAAATCATTTGTATCGATCCAAAAGGTCCTGAAGTGTTAGGTCCTGTTGCCGCGGCAATCGACGGTTTTGGTGAAGTAGTCGTGACGTCTTCTGGTGAAAACAATATCGAGATCAATCATCGCGACGCGCAAAAAGGGATCGCGGTAGCCCACGTCGCAAAAGAGCGGGGCATCGATCTTGCTGAAGTCATGACGATCGGCGATAATCTGAATGATGTCAGCATGATCCAAATGGCTGGCGTCAGCTTCGCGATGGGCAATGCGGCGCTTGAACTAAAAGATTACGCCCGTTACCTGACCGATACGAATCTGGAATCAGGCGTCGGTACGGCGATCCGTCGCGCTATTGACGAGAATCTGTAA
- the tsaE gene encoding tRNA (adenosine(37)-N6)-threonylcarbamoyltransferase complex ATPase subunit type 1 TsaE, whose protein sequence is MITLKNPEATEKLAAIIGKTAEPGDNLVLTGDLGAGKTTMTKGIAKGLGITQMVKSPTYTIIREYQEGRIPLYHMDVYRVEYGASDLGLEEYFEGDGLSVIEWGNLLEDTLPEDYLEVIFTKDETDLEKRTLALKTFGPRAEKFKERILSEWEQINE, encoded by the coding sequence ATGATCACATTGAAAAATCCGGAAGCAACGGAAAAATTAGCAGCAATCATCGGCAAGACCGCTGAGCCCGGCGATAATCTGGTACTGACTGGCGATCTGGGTGCCGGTAAAACTACCATGACTAAAGGGATCGCTAAAGGTCTGGGGATCACTCAAATGGTAAAAAGTCCTACCTATACGATCATCCGGGAATATCAAGAAGGGCGCATCCCGTTATACCATATGGATGTTTATCGGGTAGAGTACGGCGCCAGTGATCTCGGTTTGGAAGAATACTTTGAAGGAGACGGCCTTTCCGTGATCGAATGGGGCAATCTTTTAGAAGATACGCTGCCGGAAGATTACTTGGAAGTGATTTTTACCAAAGATGAAACAGACTTAGAAAAAAGAACATTAGCTCTCAAAACTTTTGGCCCCCGTGCAGAAAAGTTTAAAGAACGTATTTTAAGCGAGTGGGAGCAAATCAATGAGTGA
- a CDS encoding uracil-DNA glycosylase translates to MKTIIHNSWQEILQSEFEKPYYQELREFLKKEYATQKIHPDMYHIFEALELTPYEDVKVVILGQDPYHGINQAHGLSFSVQPGVKIPPSLQNIYKELQADLGIPPVHHGYLTSWAKQGVLLLNTVLTVREGQAYSHRGHGWERLTDTIIEKLNERTEPIVFILWGKPAQEKEKMIDTSKHMIIKSPHPSPLSAHRGFFGSRPFSKTNAALESFGEKPIDWRLPDTV, encoded by the coding sequence ATGAAAACGATCATTCATAATAGCTGGCAGGAAATCTTGCAAAGCGAATTTGAAAAACCGTATTATCAAGAACTGCGGGAATTTTTAAAAAAGGAATATGCCACGCAGAAGATCCATCCAGACATGTATCATATTTTTGAAGCATTGGAACTGACACCTTATGAAGATGTCAAAGTCGTCATCTTGGGACAAGATCCGTATCATGGAATCAATCAAGCTCATGGATTGTCTTTTTCAGTACAACCAGGTGTCAAGATTCCGCCGTCATTACAAAATATCTACAAAGAGCTGCAAGCAGATCTGGGAATCCCGCCAGTACATCACGGATATTTGACAAGCTGGGCGAAACAAGGAGTGCTGCTTTTGAATACGGTCCTGACAGTTCGCGAAGGACAAGCGTATTCTCATCGGGGACATGGTTGGGAACGACTCACTGATACGATCATCGAAAAATTAAATGAGCGGACAGAACCCATTGTGTTTATCCTCTGGGGCAAACCGGCACAGGAAAAAGAAAAAATGATTGATACATCAAAACACATGATCATTAAATCACCACATCCAAGCCCATTATCAGCTCATCGCGGTTTTTTTGGATCCCGACCATTTTCCAAAACCAACGCGGCACTGGAAAGTTTTGGCGAAAAACCTATCGATTGGCGTCTGCCTGATACAGTGTAA